The following coding sequences lie in one Mustelus asterias chromosome 6, sMusAst1.hap1.1, whole genome shotgun sequence genomic window:
- the hnrnpk gene encoding heterogeneous nuclear ribonucleoprotein K isoform X3 produces the protein METDQQDIKYNSPETNGSSLSPGSCKRPAEDHDGEQAFKRSRNNDQCVELRLLLQSKNAGAVIGKGGKNIKSLRTDYNASVSVPDSSGPERILSINADIETIGDILSKIIPTLEEYQHYKGKDFDCELRMLVHQSQAGSIIGVKGVKIKELRESTQTTIKLFQECCPHSTDRVVLLGGKPDRVVECIKIILGLLAESPVKGRAQPYDPNFYDETYDYGGFTMMFDDRGRRPVPFQMRGRGGPHPPSPGYERRGPMGISGRGRPMPPPRRDAYDDMSPPTRRGPPPLPRAGRGGRGRILPPPPPPRGDRTLYGRNRMNDRYDGMGASGYGNRGGYGDLGGPIITTQVTIPKDLAGSIIGKGGQRIKQIRHESGASIKIDEPLEGSEDRIITITGTQDQIQNAQYLLQNSAATAAALRS, from the exons ATGGAGACTGATCAGCAAGACATCAAATATAACAGCCCAGAGACCAACGGTAGTAGTCTTAGCCCTGGTTCTT GCAAACGTCCTGCTGAGGACCATGATGGAGAACAAGCCTTTAAGAGATCTCGGAATAACGACCAGTGTGTGGAGCTACGGCTTCTGTTGCAGAGTAAG AATGCTGGTGCAGTAATTGGGAAAGGTGGCAAAAACATCAAGTCATTGCGTACAGAC TACAATGCCAGTGTATCAGTCCCAGACAGCAGTGGCCCCGAGCG CATATTGAGTATAAATGCGGATATTGAAACGATTGGTGATATATTATCGAAGATCATTCCAACTTTGGAAGAG TATCAACACTATAAAGGGAAGGACTTTGATTGTGAACTACGAATGTTGGTTCATCAGAGCCAGGCTGGAAGCATCATTGGTGTCAAGGGAGTAAAGATTAAGGAGCTGAGAGAG AGCACACAGACAACTATCAAACTGTTTCAGGAATGTTGTCCTCATTCAACTGATCGAGTGGTTCTGCTTGGAGGTAAACCTGACCGAGTGGTTGAGTGCATCAAGATCATCCTGGGATTATTGGCAGAG TCTCCTGTCAAGGGGCGTGCACAGCCATATGATCCGAATTTCTATGATGAAACCTATGATTATGGTGGATTTACAATGATGTTTGATGACAGAGGAAGGCGTCCTGTTCCCTTTCAAATGCGTGGCAGAGGTGGTCCTCATCCTCCTTCACCTGGATATGAGCGCAGGGGTCCTATGGGAATTTCAGGCAGAGGCCGTCCCATGCCCCCACCCAGAAGAGATGCTTATGATGATATGAGCCCACCAACCCGTAGGGGCCCCCCACCTCTGCCTCGTGCTGGAAGAGGTGGCAGAGGCCGTATcctgcctcccccacctccacctagaGG TGACCGTACTCTCTATGGCAGGAACAGAATGAACGATCGCTATGATGGAATG GGTGCTTCTGGATATG GTAACCGTGGTGGATATGGAGATTTGGGAGGCCCAATCATTACTACACAagtcacaatccccaaagac CTGGCTGGTTCTATAATTGGTAAAGGAGGTCAGAGAATTAAGCAAATCCGTCATGAATCTGGAGCATCCATCAAGATTGATGAACCCCTTGAAGGCTCTGAGGATCGTATAATCACAATTACAggcacacaggaccagatccagaaTGCACAGTATCTGCTGCAGAACAG
- the hnrnpk gene encoding heterogeneous nuclear ribonucleoprotein K isoform X7, whose translation METDQQDIKYNSPETNGSSLSPGSCKRPAEDHDGEQAFKRSRNNDQCVELRLLLQSKNAGAVIGKGGKNIKSLRTDYNASVSVPDSSGPERILSINADIETIGDILSKIIPTLEEYQHYKGKDFDCELRMLVHQSQAGSIIGVKGVKIKELRESTQTTIKLFQECCPHSTDRVVLLGGKPDRVVECIKIILGLLAESPVKGRAQPYDPNFYDETYDYGGFTMMFDDRGRRPVPFQMRGRGGPHPPSPGYERRGPMGISGRGRPMPPPRRDAYDDMSPPTRRGPPPLPRAGRGGRGRILPPPPPPRGNRMNDRYDGMGASGYGNRGGYGDLGGPIITTQVTIPKDLAGSIIGKGGQRIKQIRHESGASIKIDEPLEGSEDRIITITGTQDQIQNAQYLLQNSAATAAALRS comes from the exons ATGGAGACTGATCAGCAAGACATCAAATATAACAGCCCAGAGACCAACGGTAGTAGTCTTAGCCCTGGTTCTT GCAAACGTCCTGCTGAGGACCATGATGGAGAACAAGCCTTTAAGAGATCTCGGAATAACGACCAGTGTGTGGAGCTACGGCTTCTGTTGCAGAGTAAG AATGCTGGTGCAGTAATTGGGAAAGGTGGCAAAAACATCAAGTCATTGCGTACAGAC TACAATGCCAGTGTATCAGTCCCAGACAGCAGTGGCCCCGAGCG CATATTGAGTATAAATGCGGATATTGAAACGATTGGTGATATATTATCGAAGATCATTCCAACTTTGGAAGAG TATCAACACTATAAAGGGAAGGACTTTGATTGTGAACTACGAATGTTGGTTCATCAGAGCCAGGCTGGAAGCATCATTGGTGTCAAGGGAGTAAAGATTAAGGAGCTGAGAGAG AGCACACAGACAACTATCAAACTGTTTCAGGAATGTTGTCCTCATTCAACTGATCGAGTGGTTCTGCTTGGAGGTAAACCTGACCGAGTGGTTGAGTGCATCAAGATCATCCTGGGATTATTGGCAGAG TCTCCTGTCAAGGGGCGTGCACAGCCATATGATCCGAATTTCTATGATGAAACCTATGATTATGGTGGATTTACAATGATGTTTGATGACAGAGGAAGGCGTCCTGTTCCCTTTCAAATGCGTGGCAGAGGTGGTCCTCATCCTCCTTCACCTGGATATGAGCGCAGGGGTCCTATGGGAATTTCAGGCAGAGGCCGTCCCATGCCCCCACCCAGAAGAGATGCTTATGATGATATGAGCCCACCAACCCGTAGGGGCCCCCCACCTCTGCCTCGTGCTGGAAGAGGTGGCAGAGGCCGTATcctgcctcccccacctccacctagaGG GAACAGAATGAACGATCGCTATGATGGAATG GGTGCTTCTGGATATG GTAACCGTGGTGGATATGGAGATTTGGGAGGCCCAATCATTACTACACAagtcacaatccccaaagac CTGGCTGGTTCTATAATTGGTAAAGGAGGTCAGAGAATTAAGCAAATCCGTCATGAATCTGGAGCATCCATCAAGATTGATGAACCCCTTGAAGGCTCTGAGGATCGTATAATCACAATTACAggcacacaggaccagatccagaaTGCACAGTATCTGCTGCAGAACAG
- the hnrnpk gene encoding heterogeneous nuclear ribonucleoprotein K isoform X1: METDQQDIKYNSPETNGSSLSPGSCKRPAEDHDGEQAFKRSRNNDQCVELRLLLQSKNAGAVIGKGGKNIKSLRTDYNASVSVPDSSGPERILSINADIETIGDILSKIIPTLEETLQYQHYKGKDFDCELRMLVHQSQAGSIIGVKGVKIKELRESTQTTIKLFQECCPHSTDRVVLLGGKPDRVVECIKIILGLLAESPVKGRAQPYDPNFYDETYDYGGFTMMFDDRGRRPVPFQMRGRGGPHPPSPGYERRGPMGISGRGRPMPPPRRDAYDDMSPPTRRGPPPLPRAGRGGRGRILPPPPPPRGDRTLYGRNRMNDRYDGMGASGYGNRGGYGDLGGPIITTQVTIPKDLAGSIIGKGGQRIKQIRHESGASIKIDEPLEGSEDRIITITGTQDQIQNAQYLLQNSAATAAALRS, from the exons ATGGAGACTGATCAGCAAGACATCAAATATAACAGCCCAGAGACCAACGGTAGTAGTCTTAGCCCTGGTTCTT GCAAACGTCCTGCTGAGGACCATGATGGAGAACAAGCCTTTAAGAGATCTCGGAATAACGACCAGTGTGTGGAGCTACGGCTTCTGTTGCAGAGTAAG AATGCTGGTGCAGTAATTGGGAAAGGTGGCAAAAACATCAAGTCATTGCGTACAGAC TACAATGCCAGTGTATCAGTCCCAGACAGCAGTGGCCCCGAGCG CATATTGAGTATAAATGCGGATATTGAAACGATTGGTGATATATTATCGAAGATCATTCCAACTTTGGAAGA GACCTTACAGTATCAACACTATAAAGGGAAGGACTTTGATTGTGAACTACGAATGTTGGTTCATCAGAGCCAGGCTGGAAGCATCATTGGTGTCAAGGGAGTAAAGATTAAGGAGCTGAGAGAG AGCACACAGACAACTATCAAACTGTTTCAGGAATGTTGTCCTCATTCAACTGATCGAGTGGTTCTGCTTGGAGGTAAACCTGACCGAGTGGTTGAGTGCATCAAGATCATCCTGGGATTATTGGCAGAG TCTCCTGTCAAGGGGCGTGCACAGCCATATGATCCGAATTTCTATGATGAAACCTATGATTATGGTGGATTTACAATGATGTTTGATGACAGAGGAAGGCGTCCTGTTCCCTTTCAAATGCGTGGCAGAGGTGGTCCTCATCCTCCTTCACCTGGATATGAGCGCAGGGGTCCTATGGGAATTTCAGGCAGAGGCCGTCCCATGCCCCCACCCAGAAGAGATGCTTATGATGATATGAGCCCACCAACCCGTAGGGGCCCCCCACCTCTGCCTCGTGCTGGAAGAGGTGGCAGAGGCCGTATcctgcctcccccacctccacctagaGG TGACCGTACTCTCTATGGCAGGAACAGAATGAACGATCGCTATGATGGAATG GGTGCTTCTGGATATG GTAACCGTGGTGGATATGGAGATTTGGGAGGCCCAATCATTACTACACAagtcacaatccccaaagac CTGGCTGGTTCTATAATTGGTAAAGGAGGTCAGAGAATTAAGCAAATCCGTCATGAATCTGGAGCATCCATCAAGATTGATGAACCCCTTGAAGGCTCTGAGGATCGTATAATCACAATTACAggcacacaggaccagatccagaaTGCACAGTATCTGCTGCAGAACAG
- the hnrnpk gene encoding heterogeneous nuclear ribonucleoprotein K isoform X2 translates to METDQQDIKYNSPETNGSSLSPGSCKRPAEDHDGEQAFKRSRNNDQCVELRLLLQSKNAGAVIGKGGKNIKSLRTDYNASVSVPDSSGPERILSINADIETIGDILSKIIPTLEETLQYQHYKGKDFDCELRMLVHQSQAGSIIGVKGVKIKELRESTQTTIKLFQECCPHSTDRVVLLGGKPDRVVECIKIILGLLAESPVKGRAQPYDPNFYDETYDYGGFTMMFDDRGRRPVPFQMRGRGGPHPPSPGYERRGPMGISGRGRPMPPPRRDAYDDMSPPTRRGPPPLPRAGRGGRGRILPPPPPPRGDRTLYGRNRMNDRYDGMGASGYGNRGGYGDLGGPIITTQVTIPKDLAGSIIGKGGQRIKQIRHESGASIKIDEPLEGSEDRIITITGTQDQIQNAQYLLQNSYSSRFALLS, encoded by the exons ATGGAGACTGATCAGCAAGACATCAAATATAACAGCCCAGAGACCAACGGTAGTAGTCTTAGCCCTGGTTCTT GCAAACGTCCTGCTGAGGACCATGATGGAGAACAAGCCTTTAAGAGATCTCGGAATAACGACCAGTGTGTGGAGCTACGGCTTCTGTTGCAGAGTAAG AATGCTGGTGCAGTAATTGGGAAAGGTGGCAAAAACATCAAGTCATTGCGTACAGAC TACAATGCCAGTGTATCAGTCCCAGACAGCAGTGGCCCCGAGCG CATATTGAGTATAAATGCGGATATTGAAACGATTGGTGATATATTATCGAAGATCATTCCAACTTTGGAAGA GACCTTACAGTATCAACACTATAAAGGGAAGGACTTTGATTGTGAACTACGAATGTTGGTTCATCAGAGCCAGGCTGGAAGCATCATTGGTGTCAAGGGAGTAAAGATTAAGGAGCTGAGAGAG AGCACACAGACAACTATCAAACTGTTTCAGGAATGTTGTCCTCATTCAACTGATCGAGTGGTTCTGCTTGGAGGTAAACCTGACCGAGTGGTTGAGTGCATCAAGATCATCCTGGGATTATTGGCAGAG TCTCCTGTCAAGGGGCGTGCACAGCCATATGATCCGAATTTCTATGATGAAACCTATGATTATGGTGGATTTACAATGATGTTTGATGACAGAGGAAGGCGTCCTGTTCCCTTTCAAATGCGTGGCAGAGGTGGTCCTCATCCTCCTTCACCTGGATATGAGCGCAGGGGTCCTATGGGAATTTCAGGCAGAGGCCGTCCCATGCCCCCACCCAGAAGAGATGCTTATGATGATATGAGCCCACCAACCCGTAGGGGCCCCCCACCTCTGCCTCGTGCTGGAAGAGGTGGCAGAGGCCGTATcctgcctcccccacctccacctagaGG TGACCGTACTCTCTATGGCAGGAACAGAATGAACGATCGCTATGATGGAATG GGTGCTTCTGGATATG GTAACCGTGGTGGATATGGAGATTTGGGAGGCCCAATCATTACTACACAagtcacaatccccaaagac CTGGCTGGTTCTATAATTGGTAAAGGAGGTCAGAGAATTAAGCAAATCCGTCATGAATCTGGAGCATCCATCAAGATTGATGAACCCCTTGAAGGCTCTGAGGATCGTATAATCACAATTACAggcacacaggaccagatccagaaTGCACAGTATCTGCTGCAGAACAG
- the hnrnpk gene encoding heterogeneous nuclear ribonucleoprotein K isoform X4 codes for METDQQDIKYNSPETNGSSLSPGSCKRPAEDHDGEQAFKRSRNNDQCVELRLLLQSKNAGAVIGKGGKNIKSLRTDYNASVSVPDSSGPERILSINADIETIGDILSKIIPTLEETLQYQHYKGKDFDCELRMLVHQSQAGSIIGVKGVKIKELRESTQTTIKLFQECCPHSTDRVVLLGGKPDRVVECIKIILGLLAESPVKGRAQPYDPNFYDETYDYGGFTMMFDDRGRRPVPFQMRGRGGPHPPSPGYERRGPMGISGRGRPMPPPRRDAYDDMSPPTRRGPPPLPRAGRGGRGRILPPPPPPRGNRMNDRYDGMGASGYGNRGGYGDLGGPIITTQVTIPKDLAGSIIGKGGQRIKQIRHESGASIKIDEPLEGSEDRIITITGTQDQIQNAQYLLQNSAATAAALRS; via the exons ATGGAGACTGATCAGCAAGACATCAAATATAACAGCCCAGAGACCAACGGTAGTAGTCTTAGCCCTGGTTCTT GCAAACGTCCTGCTGAGGACCATGATGGAGAACAAGCCTTTAAGAGATCTCGGAATAACGACCAGTGTGTGGAGCTACGGCTTCTGTTGCAGAGTAAG AATGCTGGTGCAGTAATTGGGAAAGGTGGCAAAAACATCAAGTCATTGCGTACAGAC TACAATGCCAGTGTATCAGTCCCAGACAGCAGTGGCCCCGAGCG CATATTGAGTATAAATGCGGATATTGAAACGATTGGTGATATATTATCGAAGATCATTCCAACTTTGGAAGA GACCTTACAGTATCAACACTATAAAGGGAAGGACTTTGATTGTGAACTACGAATGTTGGTTCATCAGAGCCAGGCTGGAAGCATCATTGGTGTCAAGGGAGTAAAGATTAAGGAGCTGAGAGAG AGCACACAGACAACTATCAAACTGTTTCAGGAATGTTGTCCTCATTCAACTGATCGAGTGGTTCTGCTTGGAGGTAAACCTGACCGAGTGGTTGAGTGCATCAAGATCATCCTGGGATTATTGGCAGAG TCTCCTGTCAAGGGGCGTGCACAGCCATATGATCCGAATTTCTATGATGAAACCTATGATTATGGTGGATTTACAATGATGTTTGATGACAGAGGAAGGCGTCCTGTTCCCTTTCAAATGCGTGGCAGAGGTGGTCCTCATCCTCCTTCACCTGGATATGAGCGCAGGGGTCCTATGGGAATTTCAGGCAGAGGCCGTCCCATGCCCCCACCCAGAAGAGATGCTTATGATGATATGAGCCCACCAACCCGTAGGGGCCCCCCACCTCTGCCTCGTGCTGGAAGAGGTGGCAGAGGCCGTATcctgcctcccccacctccacctagaGG GAACAGAATGAACGATCGCTATGATGGAATG GGTGCTTCTGGATATG GTAACCGTGGTGGATATGGAGATTTGGGAGGCCCAATCATTACTACACAagtcacaatccccaaagac CTGGCTGGTTCTATAATTGGTAAAGGAGGTCAGAGAATTAAGCAAATCCGTCATGAATCTGGAGCATCCATCAAGATTGATGAACCCCTTGAAGGCTCTGAGGATCGTATAATCACAATTACAggcacacaggaccagatccagaaTGCACAGTATCTGCTGCAGAACAG
- the hnrnpk gene encoding heterogeneous nuclear ribonucleoprotein K isoform X8, whose translation METDQQDIKYNSPETNGKRPAEDHDGEQAFKRSRNNDQCVELRLLLQSKNAGAVIGKGGKNIKSLRTDYNASVSVPDSSGPERILSINADIETIGDILSKIIPTLEEYQHYKGKDFDCELRMLVHQSQAGSIIGVKGVKIKELRESTQTTIKLFQECCPHSTDRVVLLGGKPDRVVECIKIILGLLAESPVKGRAQPYDPNFYDETYDYGGFTMMFDDRGRRPVPFQMRGRGGPHPPSPGYERRGPMGISGRGRPMPPPRRDAYDDMSPPTRRGPPPLPRAGRGGRGRILPPPPPPRGDRTLYGRNRMNDRYDGMGASGYGNRGGYGDLGGPIITTQVTIPKDLAGSIIGKGGQRIKQIRHESGASIKIDEPLEGSEDRIITITGTQDQIQNAQYLLQNSAATAAALRS comes from the exons ATGGAGACTGATCAGCAAGACATCAAATATAACAGCCCAGAGACCAACG GCAAACGTCCTGCTGAGGACCATGATGGAGAACAAGCCTTTAAGAGATCTCGGAATAACGACCAGTGTGTGGAGCTACGGCTTCTGTTGCAGAGTAAG AATGCTGGTGCAGTAATTGGGAAAGGTGGCAAAAACATCAAGTCATTGCGTACAGAC TACAATGCCAGTGTATCAGTCCCAGACAGCAGTGGCCCCGAGCG CATATTGAGTATAAATGCGGATATTGAAACGATTGGTGATATATTATCGAAGATCATTCCAACTTTGGAAGAG TATCAACACTATAAAGGGAAGGACTTTGATTGTGAACTACGAATGTTGGTTCATCAGAGCCAGGCTGGAAGCATCATTGGTGTCAAGGGAGTAAAGATTAAGGAGCTGAGAGAG AGCACACAGACAACTATCAAACTGTTTCAGGAATGTTGTCCTCATTCAACTGATCGAGTGGTTCTGCTTGGAGGTAAACCTGACCGAGTGGTTGAGTGCATCAAGATCATCCTGGGATTATTGGCAGAG TCTCCTGTCAAGGGGCGTGCACAGCCATATGATCCGAATTTCTATGATGAAACCTATGATTATGGTGGATTTACAATGATGTTTGATGACAGAGGAAGGCGTCCTGTTCCCTTTCAAATGCGTGGCAGAGGTGGTCCTCATCCTCCTTCACCTGGATATGAGCGCAGGGGTCCTATGGGAATTTCAGGCAGAGGCCGTCCCATGCCCCCACCCAGAAGAGATGCTTATGATGATATGAGCCCACCAACCCGTAGGGGCCCCCCACCTCTGCCTCGTGCTGGAAGAGGTGGCAGAGGCCGTATcctgcctcccccacctccacctagaGG TGACCGTACTCTCTATGGCAGGAACAGAATGAACGATCGCTATGATGGAATG GGTGCTTCTGGATATG GTAACCGTGGTGGATATGGAGATTTGGGAGGCCCAATCATTACTACACAagtcacaatccccaaagac CTGGCTGGTTCTATAATTGGTAAAGGAGGTCAGAGAATTAAGCAAATCCGTCATGAATCTGGAGCATCCATCAAGATTGATGAACCCCTTGAAGGCTCTGAGGATCGTATAATCACAATTACAggcacacaggaccagatccagaaTGCACAGTATCTGCTGCAGAACAG
- the hnrnpk gene encoding heterogeneous nuclear ribonucleoprotein K isoform X5 has translation METDQQDIKYNSPETNGKRPAEDHDGEQAFKRSRNNDQCVELRLLLQSKNAGAVIGKGGKNIKSLRTDYNASVSVPDSSGPERILSINADIETIGDILSKIIPTLEETLQYQHYKGKDFDCELRMLVHQSQAGSIIGVKGVKIKELRESTQTTIKLFQECCPHSTDRVVLLGGKPDRVVECIKIILGLLAESPVKGRAQPYDPNFYDETYDYGGFTMMFDDRGRRPVPFQMRGRGGPHPPSPGYERRGPMGISGRGRPMPPPRRDAYDDMSPPTRRGPPPLPRAGRGGRGRILPPPPPPRGDRTLYGRNRMNDRYDGMGASGYGNRGGYGDLGGPIITTQVTIPKDLAGSIIGKGGQRIKQIRHESGASIKIDEPLEGSEDRIITITGTQDQIQNAQYLLQNSAATAAALRS, from the exons ATGGAGACTGATCAGCAAGACATCAAATATAACAGCCCAGAGACCAACG GCAAACGTCCTGCTGAGGACCATGATGGAGAACAAGCCTTTAAGAGATCTCGGAATAACGACCAGTGTGTGGAGCTACGGCTTCTGTTGCAGAGTAAG AATGCTGGTGCAGTAATTGGGAAAGGTGGCAAAAACATCAAGTCATTGCGTACAGAC TACAATGCCAGTGTATCAGTCCCAGACAGCAGTGGCCCCGAGCG CATATTGAGTATAAATGCGGATATTGAAACGATTGGTGATATATTATCGAAGATCATTCCAACTTTGGAAGA GACCTTACAGTATCAACACTATAAAGGGAAGGACTTTGATTGTGAACTACGAATGTTGGTTCATCAGAGCCAGGCTGGAAGCATCATTGGTGTCAAGGGAGTAAAGATTAAGGAGCTGAGAGAG AGCACACAGACAACTATCAAACTGTTTCAGGAATGTTGTCCTCATTCAACTGATCGAGTGGTTCTGCTTGGAGGTAAACCTGACCGAGTGGTTGAGTGCATCAAGATCATCCTGGGATTATTGGCAGAG TCTCCTGTCAAGGGGCGTGCACAGCCATATGATCCGAATTTCTATGATGAAACCTATGATTATGGTGGATTTACAATGATGTTTGATGACAGAGGAAGGCGTCCTGTTCCCTTTCAAATGCGTGGCAGAGGTGGTCCTCATCCTCCTTCACCTGGATATGAGCGCAGGGGTCCTATGGGAATTTCAGGCAGAGGCCGTCCCATGCCCCCACCCAGAAGAGATGCTTATGATGATATGAGCCCACCAACCCGTAGGGGCCCCCCACCTCTGCCTCGTGCTGGAAGAGGTGGCAGAGGCCGTATcctgcctcccccacctccacctagaGG TGACCGTACTCTCTATGGCAGGAACAGAATGAACGATCGCTATGATGGAATG GGTGCTTCTGGATATG GTAACCGTGGTGGATATGGAGATTTGGGAGGCCCAATCATTACTACACAagtcacaatccccaaagac CTGGCTGGTTCTATAATTGGTAAAGGAGGTCAGAGAATTAAGCAAATCCGTCATGAATCTGGAGCATCCATCAAGATTGATGAACCCCTTGAAGGCTCTGAGGATCGTATAATCACAATTACAggcacacaggaccagatccagaaTGCACAGTATCTGCTGCAGAACAG
- the hnrnpk gene encoding heterogeneous nuclear ribonucleoprotein K isoform X6 has translation METDQQDIKYNSPETNGSSLSPGSCKRPAEDHDGEQAFKRSRNNDQCVELRLLLQSKNAGAVIGKGGKNIKSLRTDYNASVSVPDSSGPERILSINADIETIGDILSKIIPTLEETLQYQHYKGKDFDCELRMLVHQSQAGSIIGVKGVKIKELRESTQTTIKLFQECCPHSTDRVVLLGGKPDRVVECIKIILGLLAESPVKGRAQPYDPNFYDETYDYGGFTMMFDDRGRRPVPFQMRGRGGPHPPSPGYERRGPMGISGRGRPMPPPRRDAYDDMSPPTRRGPPPLPRAGRGGRGRILPPPPPPRGMNDRYDGMGASGYGNRGGYGDLGGPIITTQVTIPKDLAGSIIGKGGQRIKQIRHESGASIKIDEPLEGSEDRIITITGTQDQIQNAQYLLQNSAATAAALRS, from the exons ATGGAGACTGATCAGCAAGACATCAAATATAACAGCCCAGAGACCAACGGTAGTAGTCTTAGCCCTGGTTCTT GCAAACGTCCTGCTGAGGACCATGATGGAGAACAAGCCTTTAAGAGATCTCGGAATAACGACCAGTGTGTGGAGCTACGGCTTCTGTTGCAGAGTAAG AATGCTGGTGCAGTAATTGGGAAAGGTGGCAAAAACATCAAGTCATTGCGTACAGAC TACAATGCCAGTGTATCAGTCCCAGACAGCAGTGGCCCCGAGCG CATATTGAGTATAAATGCGGATATTGAAACGATTGGTGATATATTATCGAAGATCATTCCAACTTTGGAAGA GACCTTACAGTATCAACACTATAAAGGGAAGGACTTTGATTGTGAACTACGAATGTTGGTTCATCAGAGCCAGGCTGGAAGCATCATTGGTGTCAAGGGAGTAAAGATTAAGGAGCTGAGAGAG AGCACACAGACAACTATCAAACTGTTTCAGGAATGTTGTCCTCATTCAACTGATCGAGTGGTTCTGCTTGGAGGTAAACCTGACCGAGTGGTTGAGTGCATCAAGATCATCCTGGGATTATTGGCAGAG TCTCCTGTCAAGGGGCGTGCACAGCCATATGATCCGAATTTCTATGATGAAACCTATGATTATGGTGGATTTACAATGATGTTTGATGACAGAGGAAGGCGTCCTGTTCCCTTTCAAATGCGTGGCAGAGGTGGTCCTCATCCTCCTTCACCTGGATATGAGCGCAGGGGTCCTATGGGAATTTCAGGCAGAGGCCGTCCCATGCCCCCACCCAGAAGAGATGCTTATGATGATATGAGCCCACCAACCCGTAGGGGCCCCCCACCTCTGCCTCGTGCTGGAAGAGGTGGCAGAGGCCGTATcctgcctcccccacctccacctagaGG AATGAACGATCGCTATGATGGAATG GGTGCTTCTGGATATG GTAACCGTGGTGGATATGGAGATTTGGGAGGCCCAATCATTACTACACAagtcacaatccccaaagac CTGGCTGGTTCTATAATTGGTAAAGGAGGTCAGAGAATTAAGCAAATCCGTCATGAATCTGGAGCATCCATCAAGATTGATGAACCCCTTGAAGGCTCTGAGGATCGTATAATCACAATTACAggcacacaggaccagatccagaaTGCACAGTATCTGCTGCAGAACAG